A genome region from Nicotiana tabacum cultivar K326 chromosome 13, ASM71507v2, whole genome shotgun sequence includes the following:
- the LOC107796096 gene encoding uncharacterized protein LOC107796096, producing MRYATFSFGCSSNEKCCSKIKKIAVFLSQIPRYRRWYSSNSAGLSSRFSSHNSHPILRSCGLQHWFKNWQELRKNKLTASTFGQAVGFFPKRRPQLWLEKIGAIEPFSGNLATCWSNIKEEEALERYKLITGNPVSFTDFQVYQEMKREDDWLAASPDGVVDKFVYHLPSRGVLEIKCPFFNGDMSAATPWKRIPIFYVPQAQGLMEILDRDWMDFYVWTTKGSSLFRLHRDEEYWKLLKIALSDFWWKHVQPAKELYKRSQIKNPLVELGSYKPEPQHELFRSIIYESRRVLDNSVLLMREVDGKLQN from the coding sequence ATGCGTTATGCtactttcagttttggatgttcATCAAATGAGAAGTGCTGTAGCAAAATTAAGAAGATAGCAGTTTTTCTTTCTCAAATTCCTAGGTATAGAAGATGGTACAGCAGCAATAGTGCTGGACTTTCGTCGAGATTTTCCTCACACAACTCTCATCCAATTCTTCGATCTTGTGGTCTTCAGCATTGGTTCAAGAATTGGCAAGAATTGAGAAAGAATAAACTTACAGCTAGCACTTTTGGTCAAGCTGTTGGTTTTTTTCCTAAGCGCAGACCCCAACTCTGGTTGGAGAAAATTGGGGCAATTGAACCCTTCTCGGGTAATTTAGCTACGTGTTGGAGTAACATCAAAGAAGAGGAGGCTCTTGAGAGGTATAAGCTGATAACTGGAAATCCTGTCTCTTTTACTGATTTTCAGGTATATCAGGAAATGAAGAGGGAGGATGACTGGCTTGCAGCTTCTCCTGATGGCGTGGTTGACAAGTTTGTTTATCATTTGCCATCGAGAGGGGTTTTGGAGATTAAATGCCCTTTCTTCAATGGCGATATGAGTGCTGCAACTCCTTGGAAAAGAATTCCAATCTTTTATGTTCCACAAGCACAGGGTTTAATGGAAATATTGGATCGAGATTGGATGGACTTTTATGTTTGGACTACCAAAGGAAGCAGTTTGTTTAGGTTGCATCGTGACGAAGAATATTGGAAGCTCTTGAAGATTGCACTTTCTGACTTCTGGTGGAAACACGTCCAGCCAGCAAAGGAGTTGTACAAGAGATCACAGATCAAAAATCCCCTTGTTGAACTAGGCTCCTATAAGCCAGAACCTCAGCATGAATTGTTCCGGTCTATCATCTATGAAAGCAGGCGTGTGCTTGACAATTCCGTGTTGCTTATGCGTGAAGTTGATGGAAAATTACAAAACTGA